In the genome of Bacillota bacterium, one region contains:
- a CDS encoding heterodisulfide reductase subunit B → MRYAFFPGCVLKGFAAEAYEATMEVGARLGMELIEMPGWSCCGATNIQNEDEVTALVLNARNLALAERMGLPLLTVCSTCAFMLLYARKKLDRDGRREEINRYLKAGGMEYRGQARVTQLLWELDRKPEMIRNNIRRHLSGLKVAGFYGCHTVRPPEIMDHEDAQNPGSLENVIRELGAEPVPYAERLRCCGFHALFTAKDDVERATGLLLREAAGAGAHCIVTPCPLCQMQLDLFKPGDAAAPRIPTLHLAQLVGLALGLPGHRLGLGRHMVPFKQAEFF, encoded by the coding sequence ATGAGATATGCTTTCTTTCCAGGCTGCGTCCTGAAAGGGTTTGCTGCGGAAGCTTACGAGGCCACGATGGAAGTCGGGGCGCGCCTGGGGATGGAACTGATCGAGATGCCGGGGTGGAGTTGTTGCGGGGCAACAAATATTCAGAATGAGGATGAGGTCACGGCTCTTGTTCTCAACGCACGGAACCTGGCTCTTGCGGAACGGATGGGGTTGCCCCTGCTGACGGTATGCTCTACCTGCGCTTTCATGTTGCTGTATGCCCGGAAAAAACTGGACAGGGATGGCCGGAGAGAAGAGATAAACCGCTATTTGAAGGCCGGAGGTATGGAATACCGCGGGCAGGCCCGGGTGACGCAGCTTCTCTGGGAACTTGATCGGAAGCCGGAGATGATCCGTAACAATATCCGCCGGCACCTTTCGGGTTTGAAAGTGGCCGGCTTTTATGGCTGCCACACTGTCCGGCCGCCGGAGATCATGGATCATGAGGATGCACAGAACCCGGGCAGCCTGGAAAATGTCATCCGCGAGCTGGGAGCTGAACCGGTACCGTATGCGGAGCGGCTACGCTGTTGCGGTTTTCACGCACTCTTCACCGCCAAGGATGATGTGGAACGGGCGACCGGCCTTCTGCTGAGGGAGGCTGCCGGGGCCGGGGCGCATTGTATCGTTACTCCCTGTCCACTCTGCCAGATGCAGCTGGATCTGTTCAAACCCGGGGATGCGGCTGCTCCCCGGATACCAACCCTACACCTGGCCCAGCTGGTGGGGCTGGCCCTGGGATTGCCCGGCCACCGGCTGGGGTTGGGGCGCCACATGGTCCCATTCAAGCAGGCGGAATTTTTCTGA